A stretch of the Ensifer sp. PDNC004 genome encodes the following:
- a CDS encoding terminase large subunit has product MEVSAVAVQAAAGHRLWPEPEWVKEAADTKGWAWVRLAWERCSRVAGSWFDEAKAAAAVHLFPKVFRLTDDRFAGKPFRLGLWQECIVRLLVGWKAPIEIVDEQTGQPAFVHVRIFRRLMLWVPRKNGKSEFLAALALLFFILDGVVGGQGYVFARDESQAKIIFNKMKAMISMAPNMGDTQIYKKSIYLPKIRALFELLTGKPEGKHGKSPTVIAGDEMHEWETPDLANFLRQGTGTRLEPIELYASTAGVKSNKTGYALWEESLSILEGRIDDPSTLVVIFALDPDDDWADEANWPKANPSLGISPTMQFLRREAAIAADNPRAEQHFRCYHLNQWIDAVTRWLSLKKWDACATNKEAWKEWRDGVGLEGRSCFAAFDVSSNEDITARILAFPPDDEFDRWVLSARFWVPSETIAKRSRQDRVSYDKWLGLGAIEETPGDYVDQDYVRKALFEDLERFNVTLIGYDPWNATKLVTDMQKDGVDESRFQLMRQGIPTLGEPTKLFERLVMSGQLDHGGHPVLRWMAGNVAVRFDENLNYAPTKKKSAEKIDGIVGSVMAVGLSMADDVEGPSVYEQRGILEIEV; this is encoded by the coding sequence ATGGAAGTCTCTGCTGTTGCGGTGCAGGCTGCTGCCGGTCATCGGTTGTGGCCGGAACCGGAGTGGGTCAAGGAAGCCGCTGACACCAAGGGGTGGGCGTGGGTTCGTCTTGCCTGGGAGCGATGCTCCCGCGTAGCCGGTTCTTGGTTTGACGAGGCGAAAGCGGCCGCAGCCGTTCACCTGTTTCCGAAGGTTTTCCGGCTGACGGATGACCGTTTCGCGGGTAAGCCCTTCCGCCTCGGTCTATGGCAAGAATGCATCGTCCGTCTTCTCGTCGGCTGGAAAGCGCCCATCGAGATCGTTGACGAGCAGACCGGCCAACCGGCTTTCGTCCATGTCCGCATCTTCCGGCGCCTCATGCTGTGGGTGCCACGGAAAAACGGGAAGTCCGAGTTCCTGGCGGCGCTGGCGCTGCTGTTTTTCATTCTCGATGGCGTCGTTGGCGGGCAGGGCTATGTGTTCGCCCGCGACGAAAGTCAGGCCAAGATCATCTTCAACAAGATGAAGGCCATGATCAGCATGGCGCCCAATATGGGCGACACGCAGATCTACAAGAAGTCGATCTATCTCCCGAAAATCCGGGCGTTGTTCGAACTTCTGACAGGAAAGCCCGAGGGAAAGCACGGGAAATCGCCGACCGTCATAGCGGGCGACGAGATGCACGAATGGGAGACGCCGGATCTGGCGAACTTCCTGCGGCAGGGCACCGGCACCCGATTGGAGCCGATCGAACTCTACGCGTCGACTGCCGGCGTCAAGTCGAACAAGACCGGCTATGCCCTCTGGGAGGAAAGCCTGTCGATCCTCGAAGGGCGGATCGATGACCCCTCGACGCTGGTTGTTATCTTTGCGCTCGATCCTGATGATGATTGGGCCGACGAAGCGAACTGGCCGAAGGCAAACCCGTCGCTCGGCATCTCGCCTACGATGCAGTTTCTGCGGCGCGAGGCGGCAATCGCTGCCGATAACCCGCGCGCCGAACAACACTTCCGGTGCTACCACCTCAACCAGTGGATCGACGCGGTAACGCGCTGGCTCAGCCTGAAGAAGTGGGATGCATGCGCGACCAATAAGGAAGCCTGGAAGGAATGGCGTGACGGGGTCGGGCTTGAAGGGAGAAGTTGTTTCGCAGCCTTCGACGTTTCCTCGAATGAGGATATCACGGCGCGAATTCTGGCGTTTCCACCCGATGACGAATTTGATCGCTGGGTTCTGTCGGCCCGGTTCTGGGTGCCATCAGAGACAATCGCGAAGCGGTCGCGACAGGATCGTGTGTCCTATGACAAGTGGCTCGGTCTGGGGGCGATCGAAGAGACGCCTGGTGATTACGTTGACCAGGACTATGTGCGGAAGGCGCTTTTTGAAGACCTGGAGCGCTTCAATGTTACGCTGATCGGCTACGACCCGTGGAACGCCACCAAGCTCGTCACCGACATGCAGAAAGATGGAGTCGACGAAAGCCGATTTCAGTTGATGCGGCAGGGCATTCCCACGTTGGGGGAGCCTACGAAGCTCTTCGAGCGCCTGGTGATGTCCGGTCAACTGGACCACGGCGGCCATCCGGTACTCCGTTGGATGGCGGGCAATGTGGCCGTCAGGTTCGACGAAAATCTGAACTATGCACCGACTAAAAAGAAGAGCGCCGAAAAGATCGACGGCATCGTTGGCAGTGTCATGGCCGTAGGCCTGTCCATGGCCGACGACGTCGAAGGGCCGTCGGTTTATGAGCAACGCGGCATTCTGGAGATTGAAGTCTGA
- a CDS encoding phage portal protein has translation MQVSTEKPRVRVKAGRSEMEAAAYGAPASISSENGFFRHIVPSKTNAGVHVSEHNARHYPIVYACVNRIANPVAHFPVQIMRPANGGGVEEATDHPLAARLKLRPNDYMSSRTLRKTVQGHALLWGNGFIEIERNRRGQSVGLWPLLPDRTAPRKNGDRLVFDTSIDGKRFSLDHMDVIHIMDQSQDGYVGLSPVAMARQAIGMGFATEEFGGKFFANDAKSGGFLMHPGKLGPQAQANLRGRDGAQKAAPENPAAAIEKQGGLDNAHRIKVLEEGMKWIQTTIPPEDAQFLGTREMQIAEIARIYDVPLILVQSHEKSTSWGSGIEQLMIGFFQQTIAPWIVAWEQELNWKLFTEAERRRGYHVKFRMNALLRGDMAARAAFYKAMFELGMTMNQILALEDMNGIGPNGDVNFVSNNVQTVERAINPPEHAPIGHNGGPKIEEGDDQ, from the coding sequence ATGCAGGTCTCGACGGAAAAGCCGCGCGTGCGCGTAAAGGCGGGTAGGTCGGAAATGGAGGCGGCAGCTTACGGCGCGCCCGCTTCGATTTCGAGCGAGAATGGCTTTTTCCGCCACATCGTACCGTCCAAGACGAACGCTGGCGTTCACGTGTCCGAGCACAATGCGCGGCACTATCCGATCGTCTACGCCTGCGTGAACCGCATCGCCAACCCTGTGGCCCATTTTCCGGTGCAGATCATGCGGCCGGCGAATGGCGGCGGGGTTGAGGAGGCGACAGATCATCCACTCGCGGCCCGGCTCAAGCTGCGACCCAACGACTACATGAGTTCTCGGACGCTTCGGAAAACGGTGCAGGGGCATGCTCTTCTTTGGGGCAACGGCTTCATCGAAATCGAGCGCAATCGGCGAGGTCAGTCTGTGGGGCTCTGGCCGTTGCTTCCCGATCGGACCGCGCCACGAAAGAACGGGGACCGGCTCGTTTTCGATACGTCGATCGACGGGAAGAGGTTCAGTCTCGACCATATGGACGTGATCCACATCATGGATCAGAGCCAGGATGGTTACGTTGGCCTGTCGCCGGTTGCTATGGCTCGCCAGGCTATCGGTATGGGCTTTGCGACCGAAGAGTTCGGTGGCAAGTTCTTTGCCAATGACGCCAAGTCGGGCGGCTTCCTCATGCATCCCGGCAAGCTCGGGCCGCAGGCTCAAGCGAACCTGCGCGGTCGCGACGGAGCGCAAAAGGCCGCGCCCGAGAACCCGGCTGCCGCCATCGAAAAGCAAGGCGGCCTAGACAACGCGCACCGGATCAAGGTGCTCGAAGAGGGGATGAAGTGGATCCAGACTACTATCCCTCCCGAAGATGCTCAGTTTCTCGGTACACGAGAAATGCAGATCGCGGAAATCGCGCGCATCTACGATGTGCCGTTGATCCTGGTGCAAAGTCACGAAAAGTCGACATCGTGGGGCTCCGGCATCGAACAGCTGATGATCGGATTCTTCCAGCAGACGATCGCTCCGTGGATTGTCGCCTGGGAGCAGGAACTGAACTGGAAGCTGTTTACCGAGGCGGAGCGCCGTCGCGGCTACCACGTTAAGTTCCGGATGAATGCCTTGCTGCGGGGCGACATGGCCGCCCGGGCCGCCTTCTATAAGGCGATGTTCGAACTCGGCATGACCATGAACCAGATCCTGGCCCTTGAGGACATGAACGGCATCGGTCCCAACGGCGACGTCAATTTCGTGTCGAACAACGTCCAGACCGTCGAGCGGGCGATCAACCCGCCGGAGCACGCGCCGATCGGCCACAACGGTGGGCCTAAGATCGAGGAAGGAGACGATCAATGA
- a CDS encoding S49 family peptidase, whose product MRYAHILMAVASEFWAIDENKFDQIVSFLALQAAGEKFSNEELQARISKQTERDVARREGAVAVLPLRGVLANRMSMMNDISGGTSYESFARTFDAAVSAPDVKAIILDVDSPGGVVSGVDELSQRIFSGRGRKPIIAHVNSTAASAAYWTITGADEVVLNPSAEVGSIGVMQVHDDVSAALEKAGVKRTLTAVPEFKGEGAPFQPLSDDAKAHRLARANFYYEKFVGRVASNRGVSAATVKSSFGRGRMVTAEDAVGLGMADRIGTLEETIARFGVSPGATGSNFARERERRALQI is encoded by the coding sequence ATGAGGTATGCGCACATCCTGATGGCGGTGGCGTCTGAATTCTGGGCTATCGACGAGAATAAATTCGACCAGATCGTGTCGTTCCTAGCGTTGCAGGCAGCGGGCGAGAAGTTCTCCAACGAAGAACTGCAAGCCCGGATTTCCAAGCAAACCGAGCGTGACGTCGCTCGTCGCGAAGGCGCTGTCGCCGTATTGCCGTTGCGCGGTGTGCTCGCCAATCGCATGAGCATGATGAACGACATCTCCGGCGGCACCAGTTACGAGAGCTTCGCCCGCACCTTCGATGCAGCGGTGTCGGCTCCGGACGTGAAGGCGATAATCCTCGATGTCGACAGCCCTGGCGGTGTTGTTTCCGGTGTTGATGAGTTGTCGCAGCGCATCTTTAGCGGGCGCGGCAGGAAGCCGATCATCGCGCACGTCAACTCGACAGCCGCAAGTGCGGCCTATTGGACGATCACTGGTGCCGATGAGGTTGTTCTCAATCCTTCGGCCGAGGTGGGTTCCATCGGCGTCATGCAGGTTCATGACGACGTCAGCGCAGCTCTTGAAAAGGCGGGCGTAAAACGCACGCTGACCGCCGTTCCCGAGTTCAAGGGCGAAGGAGCCCCGTTCCAACCGCTCAGCGACGATGCGAAAGCCCATCGTCTGGCGCGAGCGAACTTCTACTACGAAAAATTCGTAGGCCGCGTTGCCAGCAACCGCGGTGTGAGCGCTGCGACCGTCAAAAGCAGCTTTGGACGTGGCCGTATGGTCACCGCTGAAGACGCGGTTGGTCTCGGGATGGCTGACCGGATCGGAACTCTTGAAGAGACGATCGCACGCTTCGGGGTGTCTCCCGGCGCGACGGGGTCAAACTTTGCGCGCGAGCGCGAACGCAGAGCCCTCCAGATCTAA